The genome window GGAGAGTGGGTACCCTGGTCGGATGCACGACCGGCCCGTACCCTGCGGGTGATGGCCCCTACCGGGGTGGAGTACCTCGAGACCCGCTGTTATCCCCCCTTTGAAGCCGATTCCCTGCACCCGAATTTTCCCGAGATCCCTGGCCCGCACCTCCTCGGGGCGGGCTGGAAGCAAGGGATACCCACCTACGGGCTTGGTTTGGTAGGCTTATCGGAGAGCTTAGGTGCCCTCCTCGGGTCCTGGGGGCTCCTTAAGGAGAGTGGATGGAAAGTCTGACCAACGCCCAAGGCTACTTGCTTGCAGCCCTCTTTACCATCGGCGCGGTGCTGGTGACCGCCCTGATCTACCTGGCCATCAACCCCCGCAGCGTGGCGACCAAGAGTGAATCCGCCGATCTGCGCTATATCGGTTTCGCCCTGCTGTTGATTATCCTCTCGGCGGGGACGATTGCCTCGCTCCTGTACCTGGGTAAGCTGGGGCTAGAGATGCCCAAGCTCTAAAGACTACAGGCTTTTACGCCGATTTCCCGCTGGCTGGGGTTTCCAGGTATTGAAGATCGGCCTCGAGCTGGTGCTGAACATACTCGAGTACCGGCCTCCACTCGTACGGCCAGCGGCTTTTGAGGAATTCCAAGCAGGGCAGAATCTCTTTGCGGATCAGCGTGGCTTCCTGGATGCGGCGGCGCTTTCCTCCTTTGGCCGCGCTCAGGGCCAAGGCCTCGAGCCGGCGCACCCAGCAGGTACGGGCCACCCCTCCGGTGGCTTCACACAACAGCCCGGGAGTTCCAGGGCAACGTTGGGTGAGCTCGGCCTGGGCGCCGGCAAGTTCGGGGTGGCCGAGCAGGGCAGGCCCCATCGGCCCGGCAAATAAAGCGGCGAGCCGCCGGTAGCGCCGTTTACGGGAGCGACGGATCCAGGCCTCGCCTTGCATAGCCTTAGGCTAGCTCGAGCGAGGGGGGATAAACGTCCTAGAGCCCGCCAGGACTTGAGAAGGCCAGCCGTGAAAGACGGCGGAAGCGGGGCAAAACTCCAGCGTTTGGGCAGCAGGACAAAGCCCTTCTTGGCCTCTGCAAGATGCCTTCCCCAGCAGCGGCCTGCTCGGCGACTTGCGCTTCTCGGGGTTGGACGGTAAGGCCGCACTGGGCTGAGCCTCACGACCCGCTAATAGCCGTAGGGTCTCGCCAATCCTCGAATACCCCCAGCGCCGGTGCGCACCAGCCAGCGCAGGGTGTACTTGCGCCCTGTTGCATTCAAAAGGCCCCCCCCTCATCGCGCACGTCCGAGGGGTACGGTCTATGCTGTCCCCCTTCGCTTCGAATAGGTTCTTACCAGCCTCTAGAGCATCCCGGCGCAGCACAGGGTCTCGTTGTCGGGGTGGGGGAGAGCAGAAGCACCCGGCCGGTGGCCAAGAAGGCCGGCACTTGGGGCAGGGCCGTTACCTTGGGGGTGTAGCTGAGGCCGGGAACATTAATAGGGCGAGCAGCAACAAGACCAGCAGCCCGTAGCGTGTCTTGAACCGCCTGCGCACGAGCCCCTACTGCAGGGGGTGGGCCTCGAGAACCATAGGCTTGGAAATTGGCGGATGAACGAGCTCACCCACCCGCTCATAGGCATATTGGATGCTCTGCCAGAGGGCCTCTTCGTCTTCCTCGGTAGGGTTGGCCAGGTAGATCCAGCCAGGGTAGTGAGGGTGAGGCCGAACCGCCTGGCTGTGGAAGCGGAAATCGGGATGAGGCTGCAGGCCATAGATTATCCCACCCGACTCCACAACTTCTAGAAAAAGCGCGCCGGGTTTGTGGAGAGAGCCCCGGTAAAAGCGCTCGGTGGAACCCTCGAGCTCAACCTCCACCTCTTTCAGGCTATAGGCCAGATGCAACAGGCGCTCGTTCAGGTCGAACATGGCAGCCTCCTCTGGCCCAACTCTGCGCCTGAAGGGTAAAAACACCGTAAAGGTTGGTAAAGGATTAGCTGGCTTCAGCTCCTTGACGGCCTTCTCCGGTAACGTTCAGACCGTACCATCGACATCCTCCCTGTCGCCTTGCCACGAGGAGAGTCCAGGGGTTCTTATTCGCTCTTGGGTGGGTGGCTGCAACCTGATCCCTCTTTGGACTGGCCATCATTTTGAGGTTCGTGTTCGTCCTGGGCGGCCCTACTCCTCAAAATCTTCAGCGCCGCTGCTACTTCCTCCCCACGCAGGTAAAGGATCCCCCGTATCCCATCCGGGCTTAGAGCGGTGGCTTCAAACCGCGCCCGGGGAAGAGCTTTTCCTAGGGACTGCCAGAGGGCCTCTTCGGGTAGGACGACCTCCACTGCCAGCTCCTGTCCCCTGACGATGACTGAATCCATAAGGCGAGCATTGGGGAGGCGGATCTCGCCCGAGGCTCCTCGCAACACGGCGTGGAAAAGTGTCACATCCTGCACTTCTCCCCGGTATTCTACCCCGCCATAAGCCCAGGAGCGCACACGGATATACTCTCCCACACGGAAAGCGCCGGAGAGCATGAGGACGATTCCGGAAAGCACGTTAGAGAGCGTAGCCTGAGCCGCCAGACCCACCACCGCACCGGCTACTGCCCCCCCAGCGAGCAGGGCAGTGGGGTGATATCCCGCTGCCGAGAGGCCCAGCAGCAAGACCAACAAGTAACCCACCACTTCCAGAAGCCGCACCCCTCCGGTCAGATGCGCCAGGCCCAGGCGTCGCAGAGCCCGGTGTCCAATGCCAGCTAGGGCGTAGACCAACATCACACCGCCTATCACGAACGTCGCTGCCAGATAAGGGGTCACCCGCTTCAGACCCAGATCCTCTACCAGAGGAGGCAGGGTCAGGAGCAGCCCCAATCCTAGAGCTAGGTACAGTAGATATTGCCGCACACAACTCCTTTTGTTCTACCTCAGCGCAGGGTAGGCATACTGTTGGAAGTCCCCTAAGTGGTATGGCCCGCCTGGGCGATATGCTACGAGCGTTGGGGCGGCGGGGGGCACCAGAGCCCTAGCGGGCCAGGCTGTAGAGCAAGACCCCCAGCACCCAGAGCGTAACCCCAACAAAGATTACGTCGCGCTGCCGAGCGAAGAGCACCGCCGAGAGGGCTACCCGTAGCACAGGGGTCAGCACCAGGAGCAACAGGCCCAGCTGGATCAGATGCTTGGGCCGGGCCTCCTCGGCCCCCTGCCAGATGCCCAGCAGCGAGCGCAAAGAGGCGGGCTCCCCCCTAAAGACCGAATAGCTTACGCTCTGGCCACCGTGAGTTGCGAGCTCTATCAGGCCCCCGGCCAGAACCACCACCCCGGCCACCAAAACCCCCGCCCGCAGCAGATACCCCAGCACTACCTCCATGGCCCGGTCGTTCACAGTCCACCCCGCAGGCCCTGGTAAATCATCTGTATCCCCAACAGAGAAATCACCCCCACAAAAAGCAGTCGTAGCCGCGCCGGGGCGGCTCTGGTCAGGATACGCGCCCCCAACAGCGAGCCCAGGAGCACGCCCAACATGACCGGCATGGCCAGCAGGGGGTCGATATAGCCTCGGCTCAGGTAGACGCCTGCGCTGGCCGCGGCGGTCACCCCGATCATAAAGTTGGAGGTGGTGGTGGAGACCTTGTAGGGCAGGCCCATCACCCGGTCCATGGCCAGCACCTTTACTGCCCCCGAACCGATGCCCAAGAGCCCCGAGAGCATCCCGGCCACCCCCATCAAGCCGAACCCCCCGAGTACGCGCTGCACTTTGTAGGGCTGGAGGCCCTGGGGGGTAGGGTAGGCACCCTCCAGCCGCAATCGCACGGCCAAGGGGTCGGAGGGCGCGGAGATGGGCTGCTCGTCTTTGTGGCGATCCTGGAAGCTCTGGTAGGCCGAGTACAGCAGCATCAGGCCAAACACGGTAGCGATCCAGCTTTTGGGAAGGATCCCCACTAGATAAGCCCCCAACAGGGCCCCTGCGGTGGTGGCTACTTCCAGAAACATCCCGATGCGCAGGTTGGAGTACCCCTCCCGCACATAGGCCGAGGCGGCCCCACTCGAGGTCGCGATCACCGAGACCAGCGAGGCCCCCAGGGCGTAGGGCAGATCTACTTTGAAGCCCAGCACCAGCAGCGGCACCAGAATCACCCCACCCCCCAGCCCGGTGAGGGCCCCCACCCCTCCGGCCAGTAGACTGCCCAGGAACAGGAGGAGGGAGAGTTGAAGCTCGCTCATGAGGACAGGGATATTCTAAGGGAATCGCGGTTTTACGGCACGGGTACCAAAATCGTCCGCTCATCAAGGCATCCGATCTTCACCTTTACCCAACCTTTACGGTTCTGGTAATAGCTTGTCTCTATGAACACCCCCCAACAACCTTCCACCCTGGTCATCCTGGGCGCCACCGGTGATCTCACCCGCCGCCTGCTGATGCCCGCGCTCTACCGCCTGCATGCTCTGGGCCACCTCGAGGGCCTCTCCATCGTAGGGTACGCGGTAGAGGGCTGGAGCCGGGAGGAGTTCGTGGCCCACCTGGAAGAGGGCCTGCGGCAGTTCGTCCTGGGCTTCGACACCGCGCGGTGGGGGGCTCTGGCGGCGCGGATCGACTACTGCTCGGGCGACCTCAGCGCGGAAAACCTGAGCGTATTGAAAGGACGCCTGACCCCCTCAGCGGTGTTCTACCTGGCCCTGCCTCCCAACCTCTTCGGCCTGGCCGCGGAGGGGCTGGGGCAGGCCGGGCTGAGTCGGGAAGAGGGAGGGTACCGCCGCCTGGTGGTGGAGAAACCCTTCGGGTACGACCTCGCCTCTGCGGAAGCCCTGCACGCCCAGATCCACCACTTCTGGGCTGAGAAGCAGGTCTACCGCATCGACCACTTCCTGGGCAAGGAGACGGTACAGAACCTGCTGGTCTTCCGCTTTGCCAACCGCTTTTTGGAGCCTATTTGGAACGCCCAGCACATCGCGCAGGTGCAGATCACCTACGCCGAAACCCTGGGGCTGGAGGGTCGCTGGCGCTACTACGATCAGGCCGGGGCCTTACGCGACATGCTGCAAAACCACCTGATGCAGCTGTTTACCCTGGTGGCTCTCGAGCCCCCCTCGATCTGGGACGCCGAGGTGCTGCGCGAGCACAAGGTGGAGGTGCTGCGCGCGGTGCGGCCCATCCCAGCGGAACAGGTGGACAGTTTCGCGGTGCGGGGGCAGTACACCGCCGGAAGCTTGAGGGGCCAGGAGGTGCCGGGGTATGTGCAGGAAGCGCACATCCCCCCCACCTCCACCACCGAGACCTTTGCCGCCCTCAAGCTTTTTGTGGACAACTGGCGCTGGCGCGGGGTGCCTTTTTACCTGCGCAGCGGCAAACGGCTTTGCGCCGACTACGCCGAGGTGGCGGTGCAGTTCCATGAGGTGCCCGCCCGGTTCTTCGGGCCCAAGGCGCCGGGGAGCAACTGGCTGGTCTTTCACATGCAGCCCCGCAAATCCCTCGAGCTCCAAGCCTGGGCCAAGATCCCGGGGCTTGCGCTCGAGGCCCAGCCGGTAGCCCTCGAGGCCCCCTACGAGCAGCCGGGCGAGGCCTCCTACTCAGCCTACGAAGGGCTTTTGTTGGATGCTTTGCAAGGCGATCAGGCCCACTTCCTGCGCTTCGATGAGGTGGAGTGGTCCTGGCGCATTCTGGAGCCGGTGCTCCAGGCCTGGAAGAGCGGTCAGCCTGAACCCTACCCTGCCGGATCGGAAGGGCCGGCGGGGATGGCCCGGCTGATGGACGAGGGCCACGTTTGGCGGCCCTTAGGAGGTGAGTGATGGAGGCTTTTGGCGCGCCGGGCATCTCCCCTACCTGGGCCAGCAGCAGCAAGGATCTCATCGGCACAGCCCTGGGCCCCAGCCGCATCTGGTTCACCCTGGGCTATGGCATCCTCAACGAGGTGTTCTGGCCCTCCACCGGCGAGCCACAGATCCGCGATCTGGGCTTCATTGTGGCCCGGGAAGGGGCCTGGTACGAGGTCAAGCGGGTGCAGCGCTATACCCTCTCGACCCCGGCCCCCGAGGTGCCCCTGCCGCGGGTGGTGCACCGGGGCGAGGGGTACACCCTCGAGCTGGAGTTTCTGGTCGATCCCAACCGCGACGTGGTGCTGGTGCGCTACCGGCTGGAAGGGGAGGGCTTCCGGCTTTATCCGCTGCTGGCCCCTCACCTGGGCAGCAGCGGCCACGACAACACTGCCTGGGTGGAGGGCTCGGTTGTCTATGCCCAGAAAGGGAGCGTGGCGCTCGCGCTCCTGTCCGAGCCGGGATTTGCCCGGGCCAGCGCGGGTTTTGTGGGCTTTTCCGACGGCTGGCAGGACTTCCACCGGAACGGGGCCATGACCTGGAGCTTCAGCCGGGCCGCGGAGGGCAACGTGGCCCTGATGAGCGAGCTGTTAGCCCCCGAGGGGGTGCTGGCGCTGGGGTTCGCCGAGACCCCCGAGGGGGCCCAAACCCTGGCCCGCTCGAGCCTGGCCGAGGGCTACGGGGCGGTGCGGGCCCGCTACCTGGAGGGCTGGGAGGCCTGGGCTAGGGGGCTACGAATCGAGGGAGAGAGCCCTGAGCTCACCCGGATGGCCCGCACCTCGGCCATGGTGCTGCGGGTGCACGAGGATGCGACCTACCCCGGGGCAGTGGTGGCCAGCCTCTCCACCCCCTGGGGTGCCTCCCACGACGACCCCGGCGGCTACCACCTGGTCTGGCCGCGCGACGCGGTGGAGGCCGGGCTGGCCCTTCTGGCGGCGGGCCAGGTGCAGGACGCCCGGCGGATGCTGGCCTACCTCATGGCCACCCAGCGGCCCGATGGAAGCTGGCCGCAGAACTTCTACCCCGACGGGCGGCCCTACTGGCAGGGCCTCCAGCTCGACGAGGTGGCCCTGCCGGTGCTGCTGGCGGTGCGCTTGGCAGAAGCGGGGGGGCTTTCCGAAGGGGTCCCGGTGAGGCGGATGGTGCAAAAGGCCCTCCGCTTTATCGCTCGCAACGGCCCCTACAGCCCCCAAGATCGCTGGGAGGAGAACGCCGGGGCCAACCCCTTCACCCTGGGAGTGCAGGTGGCCGCGCTGGCGGCAGGGGCGGATTTTTTGCCGGAGCCCGACCGAAGCTACGCCCTCTCGCTGGCCGATGCCTGGAACGCCCGCATCGAGGAGTGGACCTACGTAGAGGGCACTGCGCTGGACCGGCGCTATGGGATCCGCGGGCACTACGTGCGTCTTTCACCCCCGGGGGAGACCGCCCTGAGAGGCCGGATCGTGCTGGCCAACCGCCAGGGGGAGGCCCTGTCCGCCCGGGAGCTTTTGGGGCTGGAGTTCCTATATCTGGTGCGGCTTGGGCTGCGCTCCCCCGAGGATCCGCGCATTCGGGAGACGGTGCGGCTGGTAGAGGCCCTCCTGCGGGTGGAGCTCCCTACCGGGATCTTCTACCACCGCTACAACGAAGACGGCTACGGGGAGCACGCTGACGGGAGCCCCTTCGACGGCTGGGGGATCGGGCGGGCCTGGCCCTTGCTGGCTGGGGAGTGGGGGCACTACGCCCTCCTGGCGGGCGAAGACCCTCTCCCTTACCTCCAGGCCATGGTCCGATCGGCGAGCCCCGGGGGGATGATCCCCGAGCAGGTCTGGGACAGCCCGCCGATCCCCGAACGGGGCCTGTTCCCCGGGCGGCCCAGCGGCAGCGCGATGCCTTTGGTCTGGGCCCACGCCGAGTACCTCAAACTTTTCTTGGCTTTGCAGCAGGGTCATCCCAGCGAGTGGCTCGAGGGGGTAGCCCAACGCTACCAAAGCCCCCGTCCTCCCCAGATCCTGCACTGGCGCCCCGACACCCCCTATCGGGCGATCCTCCCCGGACAAACCCTCTGGGTAGAGGCGGCATGGCCCTTCACTTTGCACTTTGGTTTTGATGGCTGGCACGGGGTACAGGAACGGCAAGCCGCCGAAGTGGGTTTGGGTTGTTTTGGGGTTCAGCTCGAGCCTGCGCTGCTTCGGGGCCACCGTTCGCTCGAGTTCACCCGGCGCTTCGAGGAGGGTTGGGAAGGGCAGGACTACGAGGTGATGCTCCAAGAGGAGTGAGAGGCAAGTCCGGTACGCTTGAAAGGTGAAACCTACACGGCCAGTTTACCCCCGTGACCTAACAGACGTGGAGTGGGCCATACTGGAGCCCTTGATCCCGGCCCCCAAACCCGGGGGCCGTCCCGCCACGGTACCGAGGCGCGAAATCGTTAGCGCCATTCTCTACGTCCTAGGTCACGCGAAGCGTACCTTGCAAACGGCATCAAGTGGCGGGCCATGCC of Meiothermus sp. Pnk-1 contains these proteins:
- a CDS encoding transposase yields the protein MEWAILEPLIPAPKPGGRPATVPRREIVSAILYVLGHAKRTLQTASSGGPCPTTCPTGPRSIPTSASGRRRGFGNG
- the zwf gene encoding glucose-6-phosphate dehydrogenase produces the protein MNTPQQPSTLVILGATGDLTRRLLMPALYRLHALGHLEGLSIVGYAVEGWSREEFVAHLEEGLRQFVLGFDTARWGALAARIDYCSGDLSAENLSVLKGRLTPSAVFYLALPPNLFGLAAEGLGQAGLSREEGGYRRLVVEKPFGYDLASAEALHAQIHHFWAEKQVYRIDHFLGKETVQNLLVFRFANRFLEPIWNAQHIAQVQITYAETLGLEGRWRYYDQAGALRDMLQNHLMQLFTLVALEPPSIWDAEVLREHKVEVLRAVRPIPAEQVDSFAVRGQYTAGSLRGQEVPGYVQEAHIPPTSTTETFAALKLFVDNWRWRGVPFYLRSGKRLCADYAEVAVQFHEVPARFFGPKAPGSNWLVFHMQPRKSLELQAWAKIPGLALEAQPVALEAPYEQPGEASYSAYEGLLLDALQGDQAHFLRFDEVEWSWRILEPVLQAWKSGQPEPYPAGSEGPAGMARLMDEGHVWRPLGGE
- a CDS encoding mechanosensitive ion channel family protein, which codes for MRQYLLYLALGLGLLLTLPPLVEDLGLKRVTPYLAATFVIGGVMLVYALAGIGHRALRRLGLAHLTGGVRLLEVVGYLLVLLLGLSAAGYHPTALLAGGAVAGAVVGLAAQATLSNVLSGIVLMLSGAFRVGEYIRVRSWAYGGVEYRGEVQDVTLFHAVLRGASGEIRLPNARLMDSVIVRGQELAVEVVLPEEALWQSLGKALPRARFEATALSPDGIRGILYLRGEEVAAALKILRSRAAQDEHEPQNDGQSKEGSGCSHPPKSE
- a CDS encoding DUF1634 domain-containing protein — its product is MNDRAMEVVLGYLLRAGVLVAGVVVLAGGLIELATHGGQSVSYSVFRGEPASLRSLLGIWQGAEEARPKHLIQLGLLLLVLTPVLRVALSAVLFARQRDVIFVGVTLWVLGVLLYSLAR
- a CDS encoding glycoside hydrolase family 15 protein → MEAFGAPGISPTWASSSKDLIGTALGPSRIWFTLGYGILNEVFWPSTGEPQIRDLGFIVAREGAWYEVKRVQRYTLSTPAPEVPLPRVVHRGEGYTLELEFLVDPNRDVVLVRYRLEGEGFRLYPLLAPHLGSSGHDNTAWVEGSVVYAQKGSVALALLSEPGFARASAGFVGFSDGWQDFHRNGAMTWSFSRAAEGNVALMSELLAPEGVLALGFAETPEGAQTLARSSLAEGYGAVRARYLEGWEAWARGLRIEGESPELTRMARTSAMVLRVHEDATYPGAVVASLSTPWGASHDDPGGYHLVWPRDAVEAGLALLAAGQVQDARRMLAYLMATQRPDGSWPQNFYPDGRPYWQGLQLDEVALPVLLAVRLAEAGGLSEGVPVRRMVQKALRFIARNGPYSPQDRWEENAGANPFTLGVQVAALAAGADFLPEPDRSYALSLADAWNARIEEWTYVEGTALDRRYGIRGHYVRLSPPGETALRGRIVLANRQGEALSARELLGLEFLYLVRLGLRSPEDPRIRETVRLVEALLRVELPTGIFYHRYNEDGYGEHADGSPFDGWGIGRAWPLLAGEWGHYALLAGEDPLPYLQAMVRSASPGGMIPEQVWDSPPIPERGLFPGRPSGSAMPLVWAHAEYLKLFLALQQGHPSEWLEGVAQRYQSPRPPQILHWRPDTPYRAILPGQTLWVEAAWPFTLHFGFDGWHGVQERQAAEVGLGCFGVQLEPALLRGHRSLEFTRRFEEGWEGQDYEVMLQEE
- a CDS encoding sulfite exporter TauE/SafE family protein; the encoded protein is MSELQLSLLLFLGSLLAGGVGALTGLGGGVILVPLLVLGFKVDLPYALGASLVSVIATSSGAASAYVREGYSNLRIGMFLEVATTAGALLGAYLVGILPKSWIATVFGLMLLYSAYQSFQDRHKDEQPISAPSDPLAVRLRLEGAYPTPQGLQPYKVQRVLGGFGLMGVAGMLSGLLGIGSGAVKVLAMDRVMGLPYKVSTTTSNFMIGVTAAASAGVYLSRGYIDPLLAMPVMLGVLLGSLLGARILTRAAPARLRLLFVGVISLLGIQMIYQGLRGGL